Part of the Crossiella cryophila genome, CTACGTCGGGCATCGCGCCATCGCCACCGCGCGCGGCCTGGACGTGCTGATGGTCGAACACCGCGGCGTCGGCCTGTCCCGCACCGACGAGCACGGCCAGGACCTGCCCCCGGCGGCCCTGACGGTCACCCAGGTGGTGGACGACCTCGCCGCCGTGCTCGACGACCTCGGTATCGATCGGGTGGTCGTCTACGGCTGCTCCTACGGCACCTACCTGGCCCAGGGCCTCGGCGTCCGGCATCCGCACCGGATCGCCGGGATGGTCCTGGACTCGCCGATGCTCACCGCGCACGACGGCCGGGTGCAGCGCGCCGAACTGCGCCGCCACTACCTCGACGGCGCGGACCCGGCCACCGCGCCCGCCGCACGCCTGCTGCGCGAGCTGGTCGAGGCGGGCAGGCTGAACGCCGCGGAAACCGGTGACGTCATCCAGCTGGTGCACGAGTACGGCGGCCCCCGGCTGGTCCGGCGACTGCTGGAACGGATCGCCGCCGGGCACGGGAACCGGCTGTGGCGCTGGCTGCACGGGCTCGGCAACCGGGAGATCAGCCAGAACCAGCCGTGTGTCATGGAGTTCGACCTCGTCGGCGCGATCGCCTTCCGCGAACTCGGCTACGCCCCCGAACCCGACGGCCGCCCACTGGATGTCAACCTGTCCTTCGCCAAGCGCGCCAAGGACTTCCCGCCCTTCACCGGCGAGCCCTTCGACCTGCCTGCCGAACTGCCCGGCTTCGACTGGCCGGTCGCGGTGCTCTCCGGCGAACGCGACGTGCGCACCCCCAGGGTCATCGCGGCCCAGATCGCCGACCTGGTCCCGGACGGGATCCTGTTGCCGTTCAACGGAATCGGCCACAGCATCCTGGACTCCCATCCCTCGGCCGCGCTGCTGGCCGCCGCCGCGGTCGCCGGTGGCGCGCACCGGCGACTGCCCGCGATGGCCGGCCGGTTCGGCTCGATCCCCCGCCCGGCGCGCAGCCGCGCACTCGAGTTGATGTTGCACGCCCGGCTCACCCTGCCCTGGTAATTGGGTGGCGCGATCCCCTGGCACGGCCGACCATGACCGCTCGTGTCCGAACAATCCGGCTGGCGAGCCCGCATCGCCGCACTGCGCATGGACTTCAGCCCCCTGCGCGTGTCCAGGGACTACCGGTACCTGACGTTCTCGGGCGCGATCACCATGTTCGGCAGCTACGTCACCTTCATCGCGGTCCCGATCCAGATGAAGGAACTCACCGGCTCCCCGGCCGCGGTCGGCCTGGTCGCCCTCGCGGAGTTCATCCCAATGATCCTGTGCGGCCTCTACGGCGGCGCGCTGGCCGACGCCCTGGACCGGCGCAAGATCGTCATCTGGTGCGAGGTCGGCCTGATGGTCTGCACCGGCGGTCTGCTGCTCAACTCGATGCTGCCCACCCCGCAGGTCTGGGTGCTCTACGTGGTCGCGGCGGGCGTGGCCTCCTTCGACGCGTTGCAACGCCCCAGCCTGGACGGCCTGGTCCCGCGCTACCTGCCGCATTCGATGATGGCCTCCGCCGGCGCGCTCAACTCGCTGCGCTGGAACTTCGGCGCCATCGCCGGACCGGCCATGGGCGGTCTGCTGGTCCAGTTCGCCGGCTTCCAGTGGGCCTACTTCCTGGACGTGCTCACCTTCGGCCTGTCCCTGCTGCTGCTCCTGCGCATGCGCCCCTCCCCGCCGACGGAGAAGGCCGAGGCCGCGGGCCTGCGCAGCATCGCCACCGGCATCCGCTACGCCGCCACCCGCCCCGACCTGGCAGGCACCTACCTGGTCGACATCGTCGCGATGGCCATGGCCATGCCCCAGGCGCTGTTCCCGTTCCTGGTGGACCGCCTGCAGGCACCCTGGGCACTGGGCCTGATGTACTCCGCGGGCGCGGTGGGCGCGTTGCTGGCCGCGCTGACCTCGGGCTGGACGCACAAGGTGCACCGACACGGCATGGCCGTCATCCTCGCCGCCGCGGCCTGGGGCGCGGTGATGGCGGTGGCCGGGCTGACCACCAGTCTGTGGCTGGTCCTGGTCTGCCTGGTCCTGGCCGGGGTGTTCGACATGATCAGCGGCTTGTTCCGCTCGGTCATCTGGAACCAGTCCATCCCCGACGAACTACGCGGCCGCCTGGCCGGCATCGAACTGCTCTCGTACTCGGCGGGCCCGATGCTGGGCAACGCCAGGGCCGGGCTGATGGCCCAGTGGACCGGCGTGCCCGCCGCCATCGTCAGCGGCGGCCTGCTCTGCACGGCCGGGGTCGCGGCCCTGGCCGCCTGGCTACCCGCGTTCCGCCACTACGACGCCCGCACCGACGAACACGTCCTCCGCGAAGCCACCCGCCGCCAAGCCACAACCACCCCGGACTAAGCCCCCCACCACCGTGTTGGCCGTTCTCGTACGGTGTGTTGGCCGAACTGGACGGCGTGTTGGCCGTTCCGGACGGCGTGTTGGCCGTTCCGGACGGTGTGTTGGCCGAACTGGACGGTGTCTTGGCCGATGCGGACGGCGTGTTGGCCGATGTGGGCGGCGTGTTGGCCGATGTGGGCGGCGTGTTGGCCATTCTCGTACAGGGTGTTGGCCGTTGTGGGCGATGTGTTGGCCGGATGGCGTACCAGTTCGGCCAACACTGTGTACGACATCGGCCAACACGCCGGTGGGTCCTTGGCGGGGCGCTGCCCAGCCTGCGACCCACCGCGATTGGGGGATGGCCGCCCAGTGGATCCCGACGGATACTGTCCGTGATCGCGGGATTCCGGAGGGCCGATGACCAGCGAGCCACCCCGGTTGTCCACCGCGGCCGAACGCCTGGACTACATCGCCACCCTGCGGGCCGGCACCGCCGCGATCCGCGGCATCTCCCCGGTGCTCGGCAGGCTCGCCGGGCAGTGTCCGGCCGGCCGCCCATCCGCGCCCGAGGACGAGGACGGATCCGCGGTGATGGTGCCGTTCCTGGTCGTGGACGAAGCGGACTGGCGGCGGGCCACCACCGGCGAACCGCTGTCCCGGCTGATCTCCCTGCTGCACCGCGAGGGCGGGTTCTGGCTGGCCGAGAACCTCGACGGCCGGGTCCGCTGGTGTGCCGCCCCGGTCGGCGCGGTCACCGAGGACGGCGTGCACCACGACCCGGACACCGGCGAGGTGATCGAACCCTGGCTGCGCCTGGACATCACCTGCACCGGGCCCTGGAACGGCGGTTTCGCCTTCTCCGCCGCGGCCGCCGACCTCGCCCCCGAACTGTGGCTGCTGGGCGGTTCACCGGTGTTCGGCATCGTCACCGAACCCCTCGGACGGCCCGGCGCGGGGCGGCGGACGCCGGTGCTGGACCTGGACACCTTCGAGATCCGGCTCAACCGCAGCCTGCACCTGCGCGCCGACCCGCCGCGCTCGGTGCGCCAGCTGGTGATCGACTCGGGCTGGCCGGGGGCCGAGCAGCTCGCCGGGCTGGCCGGGTTCAGCGGCGCGGACTGGCCGTTCTGAGCAGCAGCAGGGTGCACCCGGTCAGCGCGGCCAGGGCGGCGGACTGGAACAGGGTGAACAGGGTCGCGCCGCCGCCGAGCACCGCCACCGAAGCACCCACGTAGGTGAAGTTGGCGCCCAGCAGCAGCGAACCCAGGAACAGGAACAACTCCGGCACCGCGAACGCCAGCAGCGCCGCGGGGACGAAGGCACGCAGGCGCGGGCCGGTGACCGTGGTCAGCGCGACCAGCAGGCACAGCCCGCCGAGTGCGGCGAAGGGGGCCAGCGCGCCGAGCGCACCTGCGCGGGCGATGAGGCTGGCGGTGCTGTAGGCGCTGGGAATGCCGACGAACAGCAGGATGAACTGGGCGGCCAGGGCGATGATCACGCCGTAGGCCAGGGGGCGGCGGCTCGGTGGCAGCAGCGGTGGTCGGTGCGGGCGGGGCAGCGGGGCCAGCCGCAGGATCAGTAGCGCGACGAACGCGACCACGGCCAGGAACTGGAGCCAGCCGAGGATGTCGCCGCGGGCGTGGATGGAGGTCAGCGCGTCGGCCACCGAGCCCAGGGCGCTGCCCGCGACCAGGCCCAGACCCAGGGACGCCCGGTCGCCGTCGCGGCGGAACCAGGTCAGGCCCAGGCCGAGCAGGGTGAACCGGGCGGCCAGGTAGAGCACGGCCAGGAGGGTGGCGATGCCGAGGGTGTCGGTCCAGACCGCGACGGTGGTGGCGGACATGGCGACCGCGGCGATCGGCAGCAGCGCCGGGTTGTGCGCCCTGGCCAGGGAAATCCTCGGTCGACTGTCCGCAGTGGACACTTGGCGCTGCCACTCCTGGACCGCGGCCAGCTTGCCCGCCAGGTCCGGGATGCGGGACAGGCCGAGGCGTTCCTCCAGGCCGGCGGTGAGGGTGTCCAGGGGCATGGCGGCGGCGTAGGGGCCGAGCAGGTGCAGGGCGGCGGGCAGGCGGCCGCACAGCAGGGCCAGCTCGTCGACCGGTTCGGCGGCCAGGCGGTCGGCGCCCAGGTAGGGGGCGAGCAGTTCGCGGGCGGCCGCGGCGTCGAGGGTGTCCAGGACCAGGGGCCGGGCGCCGTCGGTGGCGTAGAGGGCGGGCAGTGCGCGGCGGGCGGTGACCACGGCGAACGCGGCCGGGCCGGTGGGCAGCAGCGGGCGGACCTGGTCGGCGTCGCGGGCGTCGTCCAGGACCACCAGGATCCGCCGGTCGGCCACCAGTTCGCGGTACAGGCCCAGCCGGGAGTCGCTGTCCGGTGGGATCCGCTCGACGCCGAATGCCTCCAGGAACCGGTGCACCACGTGCTCGGCCCGCACCGGTGGCGCGTCCGCCGAACCCCGCAGGTCCGCGTACAGACAGCCGTCCGGGAACGCCGCGGCGGCCTGGTGCGCCCAGTGCAGCGCCAGCGCGGACCGCCCCACCCCCGGCGCGTCCTGCACGCCCGAGACCACCGCCACCCGTGCCCCCGCCGCGCGCACCCCGCTCAGCGCCGCCAGCTCCCGGTCCCGGCCGACCAGGTGACCGGCGATCCCGGGCAGTTGCCTGGGCACCCTCGGCGGCGGTGTGCCCGGCCCGAGGTGGATGTCGCCGTGCACATCCCTGATCTGCCAGGCGTTTCCGCCCACCGTGCCGCTCAGCTCGTGGTTGGTGTCCCCGGCGGCCTGCTCATCGCTCACCCGCAGCTCTCCCCACTCGTGCGCTCACCCTCTGCATGTCACACGAGAGTGGCGAACGCAACACTCAAGCCGCTCATCGCCGCAGAACTGCCGCTGCCCGACAACGCCACCCCGCTCCTCGAACGGGTGATCGAGCACGACTAGGTTGAGCACAATGTTCTCCTCCGCCAGTTCGACCGGTCCCGGCGAGCCCTGGGCGCGCCCGGCACACCTGGCCGTCGAGCCACCCGAGACCCCCGTCGCGCCGAGCGTGGATCCGGACGAGGCCGAGGAGTTCCTGCGCCTGTTCCACGCGGAGAACCCCGACGCGGGCGAGGTGGAGACCCGGGTCCGCTGGGTACGCGCGGAGATCGAGCTGACCGGCGGCTACCAGCACTCCAGCGCGGAACTGGCCTTCGGCGCGCGGGTGGCCTGGCGCAACAGCGCGCGCTGCATCGGCCGGTTGTACTGGCGCAGCATGAAGGTCCGCGACCTGCGCGCGGTGCACAGTGCCGCCGAGATCGCCGCGCAGTGCTTCGAGCACCTGCGGGTGGCGCACAACGACGGCCGGGTGCGGCCCACCATCACCGTGTTCGCCCCCGACCTGCCCGGCAGGCCCGCGCCGCGGATCTGGAACGAGCAACTGCTGCGCTACGCCGGTTACCCGGTCGGCGACGGCACCGTGCTCGGCGACCCGCGCTACACCGGGTTCACCGCCCAGGTGCTGCGGATGGGCTGGGAGCGGCCGCTGCCGCGCGGCCCGTTCGACCTGCTGCCCCTGGTGGTGGAGACCGCCGCGGACGGCCCGAGGCTGTTCGACCTGCCTGCCGACGTGCGGGTGGAGGTGCCGCTGACCCACCCCGACCTGCCCTGGTTCGGCGAACTCGGCCTGCGCTGGCACGCGGTCCCGGCGATCAGCAACATGACCCTGTCCATCGGCGGCGTCGCCTACCCGGCGGCCCCGTTCAACGGCTGGTACATGGGCACCGAGATCGGCGCCCGCAACCTCGGCGACACCGGCCGCTACGACGCGCTGCCGGAGATCGCCGAGCGGATGCGCCTGGACACCAGCTCGGAGGCCACCCTGTGGCGGGACCGGGCCCTGGTGGAGATCAACCGGGCGGTGCTGCACTCCTACCAGGTCGCCGGGGTCGCCATCAGCGACCACCACACCGAGTCGCAGCGGTTCCTGACCCACATCGCCAAGGAGGAGAAGGCGGGGCGGAGCTGCCCGGCGGACTGGAGCTGGATCGTGCCGCCCATGTCCGGCTCGCTCACCCCGGTCTTCCACCGCTACTACGACTCCGCGCACCTGCGCCCGGAGTTCACGCTGGACGACGAGGCGGCCCGGCGGGGTCAGCTTGGCACCCCCGAACACTTCGCGACCAGGCCGCATACCGCGGGCATTGCGCCGGACGTGTGGAGTTGGCTGCGCAGGCCGGTTCCCGTCGGCGGCTGAGCCCATCCGGCGGCGGCGACTACCCCGGTCGGCCCCGGCGGTGGCCGCCGAACGCGGAAGATCCACTGATACGGACAGTGGTCACCCAATCACCATGCGTTGTTTTGTGGCGAGGCTCCGGATAGTGTCCGCTGCGGCGATCGCCCCGCTGTTTCCCTTGTGCGCCAACGTCATGTGAGGTGAGCTGTGTCCGCTCGTGCCCGCGCGGTGCTGTCCGGAGTCCTCGTCGCCCTGGCCGGGGTCCTCGGCCTGTTGCTGCCCACCGGAACCGCCTTCGCCGCGGCCGATCCCGCCGTGTACACCGCCAGCAAGACCACGGTCGCCCCGGAGGAGTCCTTCGTGCTCACCGCGACCTTCACCAACCCGGAGAGCACGCCGGTGATCTTCCTGTGGCAGGGCATCCACCCGGCGGTCAACGGGGGTGAGTGGACCCTGGAATCCTGCCTCGGCTGCACGCCCTCGGGCGTCAACAACGCGGTCGTCGCGGACAGCACCCCCGTGCTGCCAGGGGAAAGCCGCTCCATCCAGGCCACCTACAAGGCCAAGGCCGGCAGCACCGGCTACTCCACCTTCGACGGCTACGTCTACTACGAGTCCGGCGGCGTCGGCAAGGACAAGCTGACCCCGGCCGCGGTCACGGTGACCATCGCGAACCCGTGATGCCGCGACGGCCGCCCGCACACCTGGGGTGCGCGGGCGGCCGTCGTCTCCGTTGTGATCAGCTCGGTCCGACTCAGCCCTGGGCCACGGCGGCCGGGTCCATGTGCATGACCTCCCACACGTGCCCGTCCAGGTCGCGGAAGCTGCCGCCGTACATGAAACCGTGGTCCTGGAACGGCTTCCACTCCTGGCCACCGGCGGCCAGCGCG contains:
- a CDS encoding alpha/beta fold hydrolase; the encoded protein is MTTELAESLRIMPGVRTTRRPVTPGGPAGFALSHVRADPMSTALPPILILPGGPGLASVLPYVGHRAIATARGLDVLMVEHRGVGLSRTDEHGQDLPPAALTVTQVVDDLAAVLDDLGIDRVVVYGCSYGTYLAQGLGVRHPHRIAGMVLDSPMLTAHDGRVQRAELRRHYLDGADPATAPAARLLRELVEAGRLNAAETGDVIQLVHEYGGPRLVRRLLERIAAGHGNRLWRWLHGLGNREISQNQPCVMEFDLVGAIAFRELGYAPEPDGRPLDVNLSFAKRAKDFPPFTGEPFDLPAELPGFDWPVAVLSGERDVRTPRVIAAQIADLVPDGILLPFNGIGHSILDSHPSAALLAAAAVAGGAHRRLPAMAGRFGSIPRPARSRALELMLHARLTLPW
- a CDS encoding MFS transporter, with protein sequence MSEQSGWRARIAALRMDFSPLRVSRDYRYLTFSGAITMFGSYVTFIAVPIQMKELTGSPAAVGLVALAEFIPMILCGLYGGALADALDRRKIVIWCEVGLMVCTGGLLLNSMLPTPQVWVLYVVAAGVASFDALQRPSLDGLVPRYLPHSMMASAGALNSLRWNFGAIAGPAMGGLLVQFAGFQWAYFLDVLTFGLSLLLLLRMRPSPPTEKAEAAGLRSIATGIRYAATRPDLAGTYLVDIVAMAMAMPQALFPFLVDRLQAPWALGLMYSAGAVGALLAALTSGWTHKVHRHGMAVILAAAAWGAVMAVAGLTTSLWLVLVCLVLAGVFDMISGLFRSVIWNQSIPDELRGRLAGIELLSYSAGPMLGNARAGLMAQWTGVPAAIVSGGLLCTAGVAALAAWLPAFRHYDARTDEHVLREATRRQATTTPD
- a CDS encoding nitric oxide synthase oxygenase, producing MFSSASSTGPGEPWARPAHLAVEPPETPVAPSVDPDEAEEFLRLFHAENPDAGEVETRVRWVRAEIELTGGYQHSSAELAFGARVAWRNSARCIGRLYWRSMKVRDLRAVHSAAEIAAQCFEHLRVAHNDGRVRPTITVFAPDLPGRPAPRIWNEQLLRYAGYPVGDGTVLGDPRYTGFTAQVLRMGWERPLPRGPFDLLPLVVETAADGPRLFDLPADVRVEVPLTHPDLPWFGELGLRWHAVPAISNMTLSIGGVAYPAAPFNGWYMGTEIGARNLGDTGRYDALPEIAERMRLDTSSEATLWRDRALVEINRAVLHSYQVAGVAISDHHTESQRFLTHIAKEEKAGRSCPADWSWIVPPMSGSLTPVFHRYYDSAHLRPEFTLDDEAARRGQLGTPEHFATRPHTAGIAPDVWSWLRRPVPVGG